One genomic segment of Procambarus clarkii isolate CNS0578487 unplaced genomic scaffold, FALCON_Pclarkii_2.0 HiC_scaffold_1229, whole genome shotgun sequence includes these proteins:
- the LOC138362112 gene encoding uncharacterized protein isoform X1, with amino-acid sequence MGEPSGAGVKIPLEYYSSIIIDQFPRSNRIRNVESSIASTQQIDVLPVNLPINQRLRDNYLEFRIPGTQGAFLDLANIVIDFKVSLTKDDDTTKLEEDDHVEFVNGLSNTMFEGVQVFLGEQVVETNTNFNYWSFIKLITSLPPSKMSSLGRIGGFRRDWRDDDGIITNEFTNTYFTEATAKDKKFMGDLKSKGLSMCFPLLLDISSLDQYILDNIDMRLRLELSPHAWVLNTSVDDGSKYRLHMDYAKLWVTRVFPYPSAYLALNSSLLASPDPITYTFNRTISKTYVLARNQTSLLIDQPWAQVIPHKIYMIIVPMNYFAGLHQGNGLYFENAKLKSIAMYLNNNAIYRIGGDFDNHYSRLYYETLKTLGLERDSLLAYDSFNKGRSIFTFDLTTIQTKDSLPVEKSGNLHMELEFGGGVTYNRLVLLFGETTGVLSIDGQRTVLCDVRA; translated from the coding sequence atgggggagcctagcggagctggggtgaaaataccactagaatattatagctccattattattgaccaatttcctagaagtaacagaatacgtaatgtggagagttcaattgcctctacgcagcaaatagacgttctacctgtcaacctccccattaatcaacgtttgcgggataattacttagaattccgcatccctggaacccagggcgccttcttagatctagctaatattgttatagattttaaggtatctttaaccaaagatgacgataccacaaaattggaagaggatgaccatgtggaatttgtgaatgggttgtcaaataccatgtttgaaggtgttcaggtgtttttaggagagcaggtagttgaaacaaatactaattttaattattggtcgtttattaaattaattacctccctgcctccatcaaaaatgtcttccttggggagaattggaggctTTCGCAGGGACTGGAGAGATGACGATGGTATAATCACTAATGAGTTTACAAATACTTATTTTACTGAAGCAActgccaaggataaaaaatttatgggtgatttaaaaagtaaaggtttgtcgatgtgtttccccctcctattggatatatcatccctagaccaatacatattagacaatatagatatgcgactaagattggagctctccccccatgcttgggtcctaaatacaagcgtggacgatggctctaagtatcgcctgcatatggattatgctaagttatgggtgacgcgggtgttcccctacccaagtgcttacctagccttaaacagctcactattagcatcccctgaccccataacctatactttcaatagaaccatttctaaaacatatgttctagcaaggaatcaaactagtctcttaattgatcaaccatgggcgcaagtaattccacacaagatatacatgataatcgttccaatgaattatttcgccggtcttcaccaaggtaatggattatattttgaaaatgcaaagctgaaaagtattgctatgtatttgaacaataatgcaatttaccgaattggtggcgatttcgataaccattattcccgcctttattatgaaactttgaagacattaggcttagagcgtgattcactactggcctatgactcttttaataagggaagatcaatattcacctttgacttaaccaccattcaaacaaaagattccctccctgtggagaaatctgggaaCTTGCatatggagcttgaatttggtggcggtgttacatataacaggctggttttactgtttggggaaacgaccggggtactatccatcgacgggcagagaactgttctgtgtgacgtacgagcgtaa